One window from the genome of Paraclostridium sordellii encodes:
- a CDS encoding transcription repressor NadR, with protein MDAKERRGKILEILKKSNEPTSGASLSKLLNVSRQVIVGDIGLLRASGEEIISTPKGYLIKSEEKDDYIVKTIVCNHPKDCIEEELNLIVDEGATILNVIVEHSLYGQLTGNLHISSRRDVKSFIKNLENDSANPLSQLTDGIHLHTIKCENEEILQSVLKSLKEKGYAL; from the coding sequence ATGGATGCAAAGGAAAGAAGAGGAAAGATTTTAGAAATATTAAAAAAATCAAATGAACCTACAAGTGGAGCTAGCTTATCTAAGTTATTAAATGTAAGTAGACAGGTTATAGTTGGAGATATAGGTTTACTTAGAGCTTCAGGAGAAGAAATTATATCTACTCCAAAAGGATATTTAATAAAAAGTGAAGAAAAGGATGATTACATAGTCAAAACTATCGTTTGTAATCACCCAAAAGACTGTATTGAAGAGGAACTTAATCTAATAGTAGATGAAGGAGCAACAATATTAAATGTTATAGTAGAGCATAGCCTATATGGACAATTAACAGGCAATCTACATATATCATCTAGAAGGGATGTTAAATCATTTATTAAAAACTTAGAAAATGATTCTGCAAATCCTTTATCGCAATTAACAGATGGAATACATTTACATACAATAAAGTGTGAGAATGAGGAAATTTTACAAAGCGTACTAAAATCATTAAAAGAAAAAGGGTATGCTTTATAG